NNNNNNNNNNNNNNNNNNNNNNNNNNNNNNNNNNNNNNNNNNNNNNNNNNNNNNNNNNNNNNNNNNNNNTATGTcgttctttaaattttatatattcaattatcagCCCCTTTTAAATCAAAATGAAACGACTCTAACTCCAAAGTCACATGGCATGTGTTTCTAGGCGAGACGTGCTCATGTAATACCAAAATGAAATTACTTCAAATCTGAAGTTATATGAAACATGATCTCATGCGAAAGGACGGAACACAAGTAGAATTATGACATAGNNNNNNNNNNNNNNNNNNNNNNNNNNNNNNNNNNNNNNNNNNNNNNNNNNNNNNNNNNNNNNNNNNNNNNNNNNNNNNNNNNNNNNNNNNNNNNNNNNNNNNNNNNNNNNNNNNNNNNNNNNNNNNNNNNNNNNNNNNNNNNNNNNNNNNNNNNNNNNNNNNNNNNNNNNNNNNNNNNNNNNNNNNNNNNNNNNNNNNNNNNNNNNNNNNNNNNNNNNNNNNNNNNNNNNNNNNNNNNNNNNNNNNNNNNNNNNNNNNNNNNNNNNNNNNNNNNNNTTGCGATCCATAGTATTAGAAATCNNNNNNNNNNNNNNNNNNNNNNNNNNNNNNNNNNNNNNNNNNNNNNNNNNNNNNNNNNNNNNNNNNNNNNNNNNNNNNNNNNNNNNNNNNNNNNNNNNNNNNNNNNNNNNNNNNNNNNNNNNNNNNNNNNNNNNNNNNNNNNNNNNNNNNNNNNNNNNNNNNNNNNNNNNNNNNNNNNNNNNNNNNNNNNNNNNNNNNNNNNNNNNNNNNNNNNNNNNNNNNNNNNNNNNNNNNNNNNNNNNNNNNNNNNNNNNNNNNNNNNNNNNNNNNNNNNNNNNNNNNNNNNNNNNNNNNNNNNNNNNNNNNNNNNNNNNNNNNNNNNNNNNNNNNNNNNNNNNNNNNNNNNNNNNNNNNNNNNNNNNNNNNNNNNNNNNNNNNNNNNNNNNNNNNNNNNNNNNNNNNNNNNNNNNNNNNNNNNNNNNNNNNNNNNNNNNNNNNNNNNNNNNNNNNNNNNNNNNNNNNNNNNNGTCTAAAGTTATAAAGATATAAGGATATGAAAGATACTGAATCGAAACTTGTCATATATTAAGAAATACAATAcatctttatattgtttttttggttcATAAGTTAAATGCAATTAATTTAGGGAGTGTTATATAGACCTGAAGGAGTGCTTCCTACACCTCCGCTTACTGCTCCAAATCCACTGCCTGCGCCAGCTCCACCTAATCCTCCGCTAACAGTTCCAAATCCACCACCGACGCCAGCTACACCCAGTCCTCCGCTAACAGTTCCAAATCCACTGCCTGCACCAGCTCCACCAAATCCTCCACTAACCGTGCCGAATCCACTTCCTCCTACTACACCACCCACTCCAAATCCTGCGCCTTCACTGCTATCACCTCCAGCGAATCCAATTACTTGTCCGCCTGCTTCAGCGGCTGAGCCAAGAGCAGTATTAAGATCCACACCAATGGGTAGAGTTGGGTTCTCACCCTCTTCATAATTGACGAAGTAGATTTCAGGATCGGATGGAGGATGGGCAGGTACTTCGATGACACGCTGGGTCTGTTCGTCCTGTTTGTTGAGTACATAGACGATGTTCTCCTGTCTTGGTGGGGGAATAACGATTGGTTCaggtccttctccttcttcgggaAGTCGCACGAACAGAATGTTATGATCAACTCTTGGAGGAGGAACGCTTGGTGGAGGACCGATAGGTTCCTTTTGTTCTGGAACATCAAAGACAAACACTTTCCTGTTTACAATTGGTGTGACACAAGACCCATCCACATGTCGAATTTGTCCTTCTCCACATGGTTCCAAAATTCCGGCACCTACGCCGGAGATGCCAGTCCCTACTCCTTGGCCAAATCCACCAGAGACACCTCCAACAGCTGCACCAGCTGAGACTCCACTTCCAACTCCATGTCCAGATCCTGTTCCAATACCTCCTGCTACAACATGTCCAGCAGCAAATCCACTTCCAGCCGTCTGACCAGGGCCAGTGGACAGAGTTGATCCAGTGGGCCTCTGCAGACTGTAGCCCTGGGGAGCTGCAGTCGTGGAAGCAACGAGTGCGCAAGCCAAAACCTATTGTAAAGATCAGAAAAGTTTTTATGTGTAAGGGAAAAGACAGATCTTTCTACTGGATATCAGTCATTTATGACAACTACAAATTTCTCGTCATGCATTTCTAAATACGTTAATAATTGATTAGCAATGCATTCACAAAAATGAAATACTTCTGCGAGTTGTacgtatttcattatttttttctatacataatTGTGGTCACTGTGACTATTTCAGATTTCTGTACTTACAAGGAACCTCATGCTGGGAGAATGTGCAACGAGATACCTCACTCTGCCTTTTATACCTGCTCGCCGATTGCGATGACCTTCATTGTTACAATTGCCACGCACAGTTGACAGGTTGTCTAACTGAccgatatttctttaaaaaagggtatCATATAATTCACGAGCATGAAACTGACATTATTATCGCATTACTGTAATATCcttaattatgaataaaaagataacccATAATTGATCCgcaagataattattaatatcgaGCAGACAGAACACCANNNNNNNNNNNNNNNNNNNNNNNNNNNNNNNNNNNNNNNNNNNNNNNNNNNNNNNNNNNNNNNNNNNNNNNNNNNNNNNNNNNNNNNNNNNNNNNNNNNNNNNNNNNNNNNNNNNNNNNNNNNNNNNNNNNNNNNNNNNNNNNNNNNNNNNNNNNNNNNNNNNNNNNNNNNNNNNNNNNNNNNNNNNNNNNNNNNNNNNNNNNNNNNNNNNNNNNNNNNNNNNNNNNNNNNNNNNNNNNNNNNNNNNNNNNNNNNNNNNNNNNNNNNNNNNNNNNNNNNNNNNNNNNNNNNNNNNNNNNNNNNNNNNNNNNNNNNNNNNNNN
This genomic interval from Penaeus monodon isolate SGIC_2016 chromosome 22, NSTDA_Pmon_1, whole genome shotgun sequence contains the following:
- the LOC119587279 gene encoding pupal cuticle protein 36-like, which encodes MRFLVLACALVASTTAAPQGYSLQRPTGSTLSTGPGQTAGSGFAAGHVVAGGIGTGSGHGVGSGVSAGAAVGGVSGGFGQGVGTGISGVGAGILEPCGEGQIRHVDGSCVTPIVNRKVFVFDVPEQKEPIGPPPSVPPPRVDHNILFVRLPEEGEGPEPIVIPPPRQENIVYVLNKQDEQTQRVIEVPAHPPSDPEIYFVNYEEGENPTLPIGVDLNTALGSAAEAGGQVIGFAGGDSSEGAGFGVGGVVGGSGFGTVSGGFGGAGAGSGFGTVSGGLGVAGVGGGFGTVSGGLGGAGAGSGFGAVSGGVGSTPSGLYNTP